In Pararhizobium sp. A13, the genomic stretch ATGTTCGAGAGTGCCGACTATCTCCGACATCGCCTGTTTTGAAATACCGGTGAGGCGAGCCAGTTCGGCTCTCGATACAGGCGCACGCTCGAACACCGCCCGCAAGACCGTGCGTGATGTAAGCTGGCGGGTAAGCGAGGTATCCATCATTTTTTCGCCTAATTAGTAAACTTTCCGAACTAATATGCAGATTCTTCTTTCGTTGCAATCCAGAACGTCCCAGTTGCGGCATGATTCGTGCTTGTATTCGCCTTTAGTCGTACAGCTCCCTTATGCTTAGTATGATTGCTTTACAAATTTAAAAATTAGCTCGACAAAGCGCCGGTCAACTCCGGGCGGAAGCCGGAACTAACGGAGAATCTTATGACTTTGAAAATGAAGCGTGTTCTCAAGCTTGCAGGATTACTGCCGGCGCTCACCGTCGCAGCATCGGTCGCGCAGGCCCAAGAGGCAGCAAGCGCAAAATCACCCACCGGCTATAAGCTGGTATGGTCGGACGATTTCAATAAACCGGGTTTGCCGGACAGCAAGAAGTGGGTCTACGATACCGAAGCCAACAAGACCGGCTGGTACAACAACGAAAAGCAATATTATGCAGTTCGCCGCCTTGAGAATTCGAAGCTTGAAAACGGAAAGCTGACGATCACCGCGCGCAAGGAAAAACTGACTTCCGCGCCGGATTACGGTGGACAGAACTACACTTCAGCGAGACTGATTACCCGTGGCAAGGCCAGTTGGACCTATGGGTATTTCGAAATAAAGGCCCGCTTACCTTGCGGCAAAGGCACTTGGCCAGCATTCTGGATGCTTGGCCCCGAAGAAATCCCGTGGCCCGACAATGGCGAAATCGACATCATGGAGCAGGTCGGAAAAGCACCGTCAAAGATAACCGGTACGATCCACACGGCCTCGACCGCGGGCACGTTCGGTGATGGCGGCGAGACGACCATTCG encodes the following:
- a CDS encoding glycoside hydrolase family 16 protein, which codes for MTLKMKRVLKLAGLLPALTVAASVAQAQEAASAKSPTGYKLVWSDDFNKPGLPDSKKWVYDTEANKTGWYNNEKQYYAVRRLENSKLENGKLTITARKEKLTSAPDYGGQNYTSARLITRGKASWTYGYFEIKARLPCGKGTWPAFWMLGPEEIPWPDNGEIDIMEQVGKAPSKITGTIHTASTAGTFGDGGETTIRDACKKFHVYQTTWTPEKITIGVDGKVFHTYENDGKGKASWPFDTPHYLLVNLAIGGDMAGKVDDRIFPVSLDIDYIKVYQREK